ttatttctgttttggaCTCTCGCCCGCGCCCCTATTTTTGTTATGCGTGTTAGGTCACACACTTCTGTACCTGGCTTTATTGCAGAAGGAAATCGATGGGCCGATTTATTGACATTACCAGTACAGGTGTTGCCAGATCGCATAGCACAGGCTAGACTTAGCCAttccttttttcaccagaatgctGGAGGTCTCAAACAACAGTTTGGCCTCACCTCTCAGCAAGCATCTAATATCATTGCTGTACGCCCTGACTGCCAAAGACATTCTTTTCCATCAATAGCAGGAGGAGTTAATCCCAGAGGACTACAAAGTTTACAgttatggcaaatggatgtaACTCACTTTCCGGAGTTTGGCAAATTGAAATATATTCACTCTTCTATAGACACCTTTTCCGACACCTTATTTGCTTCttgtcacacaggagaaaaagcacgtgACGTCCGTAAACATTTTATGCGTGCCTTTGCCACTTTGGGTATACCCTCTCAGATAAAAACGGATAATGGCCCTGCATATATCTCAACCGCAACGGAAGAGTTCTTTGACTCTTGGAGCATAACCCATATTACTGGTATCCCTCATTCCCCCACAGGTCAATCTTCGATTGAGCGTTCTCACCAATCACTGAAACGTCtgatgcaacaacaaaaaagggggaatagGAACTGTCACTCCGGAGGAGTGTTTTTACAGAAAGccttgtatgtttttaattttttaaattgttttttgaTAGATAACAACCCTCCAATTGTTCGACATTTTAATACAGTTGTGTCACTCGAGGCGCGAGTCAAAGCCCCGGTATTGGTTCGCGACCCAGAAACAGGTAAGGTCATGGGACCATATCCTCTTGTTACATGGGGCAGAGGCTATGCTTGTGTCTCCACAGAGAAACGTCCCCAATGGATCCCGGCAAAGAATGTGCGGCCTTTCCGTGAATCCTTACAACAATCATCTGGTGAAAACCTCAATCACCCTCAGGACCAGTCTCCCGGACAACAACTTGATGAATTTCCAAGGAAGATCGGGATAACAGAGACTGAACGCGAAAAAACTGCATGAACCAGGGCAGAGAAACACTCGTCGTTGGAATCACAATGTGCTTTATGTAAATCTTGTGAACCTTGGGTTTTGTGCAAATGTTATACATGTGAAAAGGAGTGGTGGCACCGAGCAACTCTTGCCAGGCGATGGTGTGAAGACTGTTTAGAAAAGGAGATTGATGTGGTAAAACTTTTACTTGTTACAGGGCATGAATCATTAGGGAATGACCGATATCTATGTGAGTATATAAATTGGGCTAATCTAGTGGGAAAGAGGGCACGAGAGACTGTAATCTGTAATTTAGAGTGTAGCAGGACAAACCTAGTACCCGCCATATGGGCCGTCCTTAAACAAGACTggaatcaaacaaaagaaagatgcaaaagaCGGTTTGCTTGGAAGCTAGAAAGGGGCAAAAAGTTGTTCCTCAATTAGTAGTTTTTATCATGATTATGTCGGGGAACACGCAAAGTTACCCATTCCTGCCTGCACCACCCAAGGTCAATATATGGGTGACACTAGCAAATCTCACAGGACAAGATACGTTGTGTCTTGCCACTGCCTCTCCTAATAATCCATTCTCTACGTGTCTTGTGGGATTGCCGCTAGATGAGTGGCCAATACCCAAGAATCTCCTGGGAACCCTCTTTCAAAATAGCAGATCCAGGAATTGCTGGGACTTGTGGACTCCACATCTCCCACTAGCCACCCTAGAGCCACAGGAGATTGAACTCCTCGGATcagtaaaaatggatttttgtgtCAGGTTTAATTATACAGGGAAAAATCAGTCCAAGGTATGGGACGTTTCCTCTGTCCACTCCGTCTTTAAAAAGGCTGCTATTTGGTGTAATTATACAGCAACAAATTTGTCCAAGTCTAGCAATACTCCCCTTCTATTACCgccaggaatattttttatctgTGGAGACAGGGCATGGCCCATGATCCCCTCTcatataaaaggaggaccatGTAGTCTTGGACGTCTGTCTGTTTTAACCCCTGATTTTACAACATCGCCTTTCTCACAGGGCAAGACGAGGTATCCACGCATATACCCCCGAGTGTGATGATAATGCTCAGTTTTGGTCTTTTGGCCAACGCTTTACTGCTTCTCTTTTGATACCGGGAGGTGCAGTTGCAAAAGCATTAGCAACCCTAGATAAACTTGGCTGCTGgcttgcaaaacaaacaaacgctACCAGCAGTGCTCTTTCTGGACTTTTATTAGATGTAGATAGTGTACGACATGCTACCTTGCAAGATAGAGCTGCAatagattttttgcttttggcacagggacatggttgtgaagattttgaaggCATGTGTTGTATGAATCTTTCTGATCACTCGGAATCTATTCATGCAAGCATTCAACAGCGCAAGGAGGGAGTCTTTAAACTTCGACAAAATGATAGTTGGGACTGGTTAGATAAGCTTTTCACAGGATGGGGGCTGTCAGGATGGTTAAGAAGTCTTATAAAAATGATCGTTTATGTTTTAGtcgtttttattcttttgttgttatttttgccATGTTTGTTGCAATGCTTACAAGGATTAATAACACGTTCTGTGAAGAGAATTTTTAttgtgcaacaggaagggggagatgtaggacaggatttgccTGGCTTCAAGAAAGcccccagtacagaccagttgATAAAACAggacgtgctggaacttgtTGGAcggagaccctgggaggagtgagataatgtttttgtttagaaaggaaTAGAGACTACTGGCTCTGTGCGGATGAGCACGGGCGTCTGCGGTTGTGAGgcagtggccttgatgagaggagctgttgcagttgctgaaagcaagtagataagagaaactgttgctgttgctaaagcaagtagatgcttaaaaaaggctcatttgaattaaccaatctgtgattgcctagtttaGGGTAAAAACCAATCGGTTTGAAACACGCCTCTTGTAACcactataaaaatgtgttttaaacgcAATAAATCTGACACTTGCTTGCATCAGGCTATCGTCCCATCTCTTATTCGCAGCAATAAGAGAAGTATATAACCTAACTTCTTTTGAATAAAGTtgaccttgctttatcaatcatattgatttgacCGCTTGGTTCCTCCCATCCCGGCAGGGCAGTTTTTCTACCTTTCAGTTACGCGTGTTCTTCCCCAAACTGTGTCCGATAAGCAGGATATTGTAAATAACCATAGCACTTGTCAGATCTGGAAGCTCAAGCCTGCACACCTCTTAACAAATAATTTACTCCTTCACAAATTAAAGTGGAAtcctgtaaatcacagaatcatggaatggtttgggttggaagggacctcaaagcccagccagttccaaccctcctgccgtgggcagggacacctcccactgagtcagagtgctcaaagctccatccaacctggccttcattGGGGtcattgaggtcccttccaacccaaaccgtcctgtgattctctgaagacctccagcccctggaaccaccattcccttcttctctccctcttgtcCAAGCAGGCACGGGGTCACCCTTTAGAGTGAGTCTTTCCCTTCATGCCCTTCTCACCGTGTGCAGCGACCAGGATGGAGACCTTGCCTCGCCCAGGAGACAGAATGATGCTGAAGCAGAGTTTGCTGTGAAAACTATTTATTGCTATACAGAGAACAGACTAGAAACAACAACCTAACAAAACACAACCAGCCACCGTAGGCTTGGATGGGGAGCTTGAGGTGGGAGGGCAGGACCAAGCAGGTCTGGGACCTCAAGgctgcctgtggagcagcagccagcGGCCCAGCACAACGTGGTGGTGGCATCATTCAGCCTGCCCTGCGTCCTCTTCCCCCTGTTCTCAGGTCCTTCGACCTGTCAGGACCTGCAGGAGCTCCTTCACCTGAGTGAAGAAGTCCACCAGCTTGTTGATTGGAATCGGGCAGGCGCTGAAAGCGCTCGGCTCCGTCGCTGGGGTTATCTCCACAGGGTTTGTTGTGGTCGGAAAGTGGCTCCAAGTGCGTTCCGATGCAGCTGCCGCTCGAGCCGAGTAGCGCGTCATCACCCCCAGGATCCAGTCGCGGAAATGCTGCGTGGCGGTGTAGACCCCGGGACGATGGGCTCGGGCACAGCCTGTCCCAAAGCTGGTCACCCCCACCAGCCAGAAGTGGTCAGTAGAGGGATCTTGGCAGACCAGAGgacccccgctgtccccctgcagagaagaaaagaggattcagagggtgctgggggctccGTAAGCCCCAGggatctgctcctgctctctgccagcagttGCCAGAGCTGTGTTCCCTGCCCAGAAAGGTTCTCCTAGAGTGCTGGAGCCAACAGAACGTGGTTGGGGAGGTGTTTGTGGGACTCTCGGGCAGgttctctcctggctgtggggcagagggatgttCCAGGGTTGGTCCCTGcatgctgagaacatgggatgaGCTTTTTTGCAGAGTCACAGTGCTGTGGGACAACTGGACGCTGAGCAttgagcagcagctggagacgAGGAGATGACCCCCAGAGCGATGGGGACCCCGTGGTGGGACGGGGACTTGCTAGGGACTGGGATCACCCTCCTACCTGGCAGGTGTCGATGCCGCCCTGCGCGTAGCCCGCACACAGGTTGTGGGGGTGGACGGCGCCCCCGTACCACCCGCTGCTGTTACAGACTTGGGTGTCGATGAGGTGGACGCGGGCCTCCTGCAGCACCGGCAGTGCTCCAGAAGCTGTGGGGACAAGACAGGAATGAACCCCCAGCACATGCCAccagttctcctcctctcttccccagggcttggctttGCATCGGCAGCGGCATCGCTGTGGTGTTCCCCTTCCACCCTGCTTTGGTTGGCAGCTCATTCCCACCTCCCCGGacgcagatcatagaatcaccaggttcgaaaagacccatcggatcatcgagtccaaccattctcatcaatcactaacccatgtccctcagcacctcgtccacccgtccctaaaactcctccaggggaggggactccaccacctcccaggatACAAATACGTCTGGGGAACTCACATCTGGCCGTGGTGACCCCCCAGCCGCTGACgtagcagcttctcagctgccagagctgcagggagaagttgGGGACGCAGGCGAGCTGCACGTAGGGGTTGCACTGGAAGGGCTCGTAGAGCTCCATCAGGGCGATGTCGTTCCTCTGAGTGATGTTGTAATAGTCTTCGTGGATGATGATCCGCCTGACATAGCGCACTTGTTCCTCGGGACCCGGGCGAGTCAACGAGGTGGTTCCGGCCACCACGCGCCACGCTGGGACGTGCCTGGAAggtggatggagagagaagtgagagggagaggagccacgcgctgcagcttccctgcctcctgcttcccaagtgggagaggagagcatctAGGGAGGGTGCGACTGCCCCAACATGCCCGAAGGAGAAGAATCATGGAGATGGAGGCATCAGGAATGCAGTGACACAAGCCCAGCCTTTTTCTGGATGCAGAAAAAGGGCGTCTGCCAGGGTTTGAGggatctccctgtcccctgctcctccttacTGGGTATTGACGAAGCAGTGGGCGGCTGTCAGCACCCACTGGGGGTGGATGATGGTCCCTCCGCACACGGGGGCCAAGTGCGTCTTGAACACCTGCTGGACGCTCACAATCCATGGCCAGGAACCCAGCTGTGAATTTTTGCCTCCAACCACTCGCCCGGTGCCGTAAGCCAAGGGACGGAGTCCACAGGTCCTGTGGAAACCAGAAACTCGTTACTGTCCTGCTTGAGACTTGGGGCTGAAGGGCAGGCACCTTCCCTCCCCATCCGGCATCGCTGTGTGGAGCATGGAGCCAAGGAACCCTGTGGGGCACCCAGGTGTCcacctctgtctctgctttagCTCTCAGGTGCTCTTAGCAGCctgggaaatggagaagaatgtcaggaaccacatggggttggagaaggaaccacatgggAATGGAGAAGtgtgggtagctaaggcccggcggtcggaagatctcgcgatgtacggaaaggtaggaccccctccgagtagccaattgcgtattagttcatgatgtaagcggACGGCAGTGACGTCGtaagcccaggctatataaggctgtgttacgtatcaataaaTGCCATTTGCCATCCACCACGTTGGTGTCTGTGAGCTCATGGAGCGAGTGACCTGGATTTGGTCACCGtgccgttcctgaaccaggtcaCCATGCCTCGGAAGGCAACGCCCTCCGAAGGCAACAAGTGGTGCCAAAACCCGGGAGCCGGGAAGGAGCTCCGCGAATCGGGAAGTCGCTTGGAATCGGGTGAACGGCGGCCGGTGCGGCTGGGCCAGCCCGGCGGGGAGGATGCTCCTGGACccgcaaggaagatggaagCCCTTGTGAAGGTCGTATCACTATTATTTGAGACAGATTGTaagcctaaagattttattctcgccATTGCGAGACTTTTAGAGCTTGGGGTCATTGACCAGCCAgtggatattctccaccccgagGTGCGGGATGAATGCACCAAAGCGTTAGCCGAGGAGGCGATGTTCTCAAGTTGTGCGAAAAGCCTTAAGTCGTGGGGGAAAGTCGTACAGGCCCTGCAGGAGGCCAcgcaggagcaggagacctggaggGCGGCCAGGGACTGTTTGCCGGCCACCCCGGGATTGGGGGGCAGCCACGCGGACTCTGCACCCCCCACGTGGTGATGATTATGCCGAGTCTAAATGTTTGCGAGAGGGTGACACGTCCCCTCAATCCCCAAACCCCGACCCGTTCGCGGAGGGACGGAAACGAGCGGAATCCTTCTGGGGGGGGTTGGCCGAGGAGGCCGGGGGCGCCGCTGGGAAAGCGGAGCCCGAGGAGATCTCGGGGAGAGCGGCACCTCCTGCGccccaagatggcgccgagcgggaaagggaaaggcgggGCGGGAACGCTCACGGCGGGAACAGGGAGGAAGCGCTGGAATTGAATGGCGCGTGCGAgcgtgagggggaggagaacgtGAAAGAGAAGGGGGGGGGAGCGAGGGGCGGGGAGCCAATCAGAGCGTCCGTCTGGACAAATCAGCCAATCAGAGCGTCCGTCTGCTCCGAGCAGCAGGCGGGGCGAgccggggggagggggcggccccTCCGCaagggaaggggcggggctggggccCAACAAAAACAGCGCGGGGACTGGAAGTGGCCGGTCAGTCGAGTTCCGGTTCCGGCTCAGACGCTGGTCGGGGCGGGTGGGTCACAACCGACtcgagctcagaggaggagggggtgggggtgcaTAGAGTTAAAAGCCGACACATCCCCACtcgaattaaagaaaagccgagagggggacaaatccctctcacggactggagaaaaataaagatagcGTGTGCCGATTGGGCCCCATCAGCCACGCTGGCGTTCCCGGTCCGGGTGACAgacgggggacagagggtccactcACCAATAAACCCTAAGGACGTACAAGCGATTGTTAAAGCAATTAGGGATAAAGGGCTTAATTCTGCCATGGTCTCCACCCTCATAGACAGCGTTTTCGGTGGAGATGATAtgctgccctttgatataaaacaagcttgTAGATTAATATTGGACGGGGCAGGGATGATTGTGTTcaaacaagaatgggaggacAACTGCGTGAAGCAGCTGGCCCAAGTCGCTGGGGCAGATCACCCACTGcacggctccagcctgcagcggctCATGGGAACAGCCCCAGCAATGATCACCCCTCAGGCGCAAGCCCAGGGCCTGCAGGCCCATGAAGTCATGGCAACTACCCGTGCGGCCAGAGAAGCCATTCGCACAGCCTCTAGAGTTATCGCCAAGCCATCACCATGGTCCAtgataaaacaaagtgaaagtgagagtttcacacaattcgtggaccgtctccaggcagcagtcgACTCTCCGAGCCTGCCCGCGGAAGCAAAAGGCCCGGTTGTAGCAGAATGCTTGCGTCAGCAGTGCAACTTGacaaccaaagaaattctgcggTCATTGCCGGTGGGGTCAAGTATCGCAGACATGATCAAGCATGTTGCGAAGGAAGAGCATCTAGCCCCAATCCAGATGGCCGTTAGCACTGCAATCGCCAACGTGATGGCATGCTCTAAATGTGGCCAGGTGGGTCACGTTGTAACAAACTGTCCTCGGTTTAATGACTTGCCAACAGCATTCCCCCTGCGCCAGAATCGACCCAGAGGACCGTGTTGGGTCTGCGGGAAGCAAGGGCACTTTGCCAAGGAATGCAGATCTAAAACTCAGGGAAACGGGGTGGGGAGAGGGCGCCTGGGCCGCGCACGGCCCTCTCCCACTTGGGACACCAGGCGGCCCAACTTGCCAACCCCGAATGGGGCGAAGCGCCCCCgaacctgcagcccccccgAGAAGCAACCAACTTTATGGCTCAACCAGTGGTCCAGTCGAACCTGCCCTTatctcagggacagcaaggaccaccctctgggggcgagaccccagggtggccctggcagtgaaGTGTGATAACCCACCAGTGGTGTGGGGGACTTGTTCCCTTTATAATACCCTAAATGGCACCACCATTAGTGTCCCCTTTTTGATCGATACCGGAGCAGACGTTACAGTTATTCCCGAGACGAGTTGGCCCCCACGTTGGAAATTGGAAGACGCCCCTATGGTGGGTGGAGTTGGGGGATTAACCCGAGCTCGGAAGAGCGCTCAACCGATAGCAATAACGCTTCACACTGAAAAGGGGCCGGAGAAAACTATTACCCTCTTCCCATACGTTGTGTCGGGAGTCCCACCCCTGCTGGGAAGGGACGCTCTAGCCCTATTAAAAGCCAGAGTGACAAATTTACCATAAGGGCCACTGCCGCATACCCACTTCCACCAATTAAACTGAAGTGGAAATCGTCCAACCCAGTATGGGTCGAGCAGTGGCCCCTGTCGAAGCCTCGAATGGATGCTCTTCTTGAGCTAATTGACCGTGAACTACAACGAGGTCATATAGAGCCTTCCACTAGCCCATGGAACACCCCAGTTTTCGTAATACCCAAACGAACCGGCGAGGGGTTTCGTCTCCTCCATGACCTGCGTGAggtaaacaagaaaattcaaCCTATGGGTCCTGTCCAAACGCTGTTGCCCATGAACTCTATGATACCGGAAGGACAACCTTGTGCTGTCCTTGATATTAAGGACTCAGATGCTGGAAATTGTCGACATCGACCTCCCACGGAAAATCATGGACCGACCCCAACAAGGACCAACGATCTTCACAGACGCATCCTCAGCGAcctcaactgcagcagcagtatgGCAATCGGAAGGAGAATGgcactgcattaaaatgacCGATCGTGCGCTTTCAGTCCAGCAGCTAGAAGTGACGGCCGTAGTACTAGCGTGCGGACTGTTCCCAATGGAACACCTCAACATAGTGACTGACTCGATGTTCGTGGCCAGGCTTTGCTTAGCCATGTCGGGGCCTGGCGTGTCAACATCCACAGCAGCTTTAATGTCAGAAGAAGCACTTTTTTCCCGAAAGGGTACCATATCGGTCATCCACGTCAATAGCCATAACCCAATCAAAGGGTTCTTCCAAACCAGTAATGACAAAGCAGACGCCGCAGCGAAAGGACTGTGGATGCTAAGAGATGCCTGTCAGCTGCATGAGTCTCTCCATATTGGAGCTAAAGCgctagcaaagaggtgcgggatTTCAGTTACTGACACGAAACACATAGTAGCCACGTGTCCCCACTGTCAGAAAGCGCCATTGTGGTCCAGTGGAGTCAACCCCAGAGGCCTTAAGGCCTCCGACATGTGGCAGACGGATTTCACGTTCTGTCAGTTAGTTGCTGAAACCTCGAGCATGGCTAGCAGTAACCGTAGACACATAT
This genomic window from Phaenicophaeus curvirostris isolate KB17595 chromosome 1, BPBGC_Pcur_1.0, whole genome shotgun sequence contains:
- the LOC138716870 gene encoding acrosin-like, with translation MVTWFRNGTVTKSRTCGLRPLAYGTGRVVGGKNSQLGSWPWIVSVQQVFKTHLAPVCGGTIIHPQWVLTAAHCFVNTQHVPAWRVVAGTTSLTRPGPEEQVRYVRRIIIHEDYYNITQRNDIALMELYEPFQCNPYVQLACVPNFSLQLWQLRSCYVSGWGVTTARSSGALPVLQEARVHLIDTQVCNSSGWYGGAVHPHNLCAGYAQGGIDTCQGDSGGPLVCQDPSTDHFWLVGVTSFGTGCARAHRPGVYTATQHFRDWILGVMTRYSARAAAASERTWSHFPTTTNPVEITPATEPSAFSACPIPINKLVDFFTQVKELLQVLTGRRT